The following coding sequences lie in one Arachis hypogaea cultivar Tifrunner chromosome 4, arahy.Tifrunner.gnm2.J5K5, whole genome shotgun sequence genomic window:
- the LOC112796333 gene encoding aldehyde dehydrogenase 22A1 isoform X2, which yields MRNIKDSNKMTQRIILMHRASYCKVREQVEKVRKAQKMWAKTSFKQRRQFLRILLKYIIKHQALICEISSRDTGKTMVDASLGEIMTTCEKIHWLLSEGEKWLKPEYRSSGRSMLHKSARVEFHPLGVIGAIVSWNYPFHNIFNPMLAALFSGNGIVIKISENASWSGCFYFRIIQSALAAIGAPEDLVEVITGFGETGEALVSSADKVIFVGSPGVGKMIMRGASETLIPVTLELGGKDAFIVCEDVDVDHVAQIAVRAVLQSSGQNCAGAERFYVHRSIYSSFVSKVTQIIKSVTAGPPLAGRYDMGALCMHEHSEKLEGLVNDAIDKGAEIVARGSFGPIGGDAVDQYYPPTVIVNVNHSMRLMQEEAFGPIMPIMKFSSDEEVVKLANDSRYGLGCAVFSGNQSHAREIASQIHCGFAAVNDFAATYMCQSLPFGGVKHSGFGRFGGAEGLRACCLVKAVVEDRWWPYIKTVIPKPIQYPVAESAFEFQESLVEALYGLSIWDRLKALVSVLKVLTEQHSTNSSKLK from the exons AAACATTAAGGACAGCAATAAGATGACCCAAAGGATAATATTGATGCACAGAGCAAGTTATTGCAAA GTCAGGGAGCAAGTGGAAAAAGTGCGGAAAGCCCAAAAAATGTGGGCAAAGACCAGCTTCAAGCAAAGACGCCAATTCTTGCGTATACTTTTGAAGTATATAATAAAACATCAAGCGCTTATATGCGA AATATCTTCGCGTGATACTGGAAAGACAATGGTGGATGCCTCTTTGGGAGAAATAATGACAACATGTGAGAAGATCCATTGGCTACTGTCAGAGGGTGAGAAGTGGCTGAAACCTGAATACCG ATCCAGTGGAAGATCAATGCTTCATAAGAGTGCTAGAGTAGAATTTCACCCCCTTGGTGTTATTGGTGCCATTGTGTCATGGAACTATCCGTTCCACAATATTTTCAACCCTATGTTGGCAGCACTTTTTTCTGGAAATGGAATTGTGATTAAG ATATCAGAAAACGCGAGTTGGTCTGGGTGCTTTTACTTCCGAATCATCCAGTCAGCACTTGCTGCCATAGGTGCTCCAGAGGACCTTGTTGAGGTGATAACAGG ATTTGGTGAAACAGGAGAAGCATTGGTGTCTTCTGCTGATAAAGTCATTTTTGTTGGATCACCTGGTGTTGGCAAGATG ATAATGAGAGGTGCTTCCGAGACACTTATACCTGTTACACTTGAGCTTGGTGGAAAAGATGCATTTATTGTTTGTGAAGATGTAGATGTGGACCAT GTTGCTCAAATTGCTGTCAGGGCTGTTCTTCAGTCAAGTGGGCAGAACTGTGCTGGAGCTGAACGTTTTTATGTCCACAGGAGCATATATTCATCTTTTGTCAGTAAAGTTACACAAATTATAAAATCTGTTACAGCT GGTCCACCACTAGCTGGAAGGTATGACATGGGTGCTCTATGCATGCATGAGCATTCTGAAAAACTTGAAGGCCTTGTCAATGATGCTATAGATAAAGGTGCTGAAATTGTTGCAAGAGGAAGTTTCGGGCCTATTGGTGGAGATGCAGTTGATCAGTATTACCCCCCAACTGTGATTGTTAATGTGAATCACTCCATGAGATTGATGCAAGAAGAG GCATTTGGACCAATCATGCCAATAATGAAATTCAGCTCTGATGAAGAGGTTGTCAAGCTTGCAAATGACTCAAGATATGGGCTTGGCTGTGCTGTTTTCTCAGGGAATCAGAGCCATGCCAGAGAGATAGCTTCGCAGATACATTGTGGCTTTGCTGCTGTTAATGATTTTGCAGCAACATATATGTGTCAG TCCCTCCCATTTGGGGGTGTCAAACACAGTGGATTTGGACGATTTGGTGGTGCAGAAGGTTTGCGAGCATGCTGCCTTGTAAAAGCTGTTGTTGAAGATAGATGGTGGCCATACATAAAAACCGTGATACCTAAGCCTATTCAG TATCCTGTAGCAGAAAGTGCCTTCGAATTTCAGGAGTCACTAGTTGAAGCACTATATGGTCTCAGCATATGGGACCGTTTGAAAGCATTGGTAAGCGTTTTAAAAGTACTTACTGAGCAGCATTCTACCAACAGCAGTAAGTTGAAATGA